In Oryza brachyantha chromosome 1, ObraRS2, whole genome shotgun sequence, the following are encoded in one genomic region:
- the LOC102702338 gene encoding probable staphylococcal-like nuclease CAN1, whose translation MMHTLGGPLVTRPARRPRPRPRDPDAVAAGSGGESLPPEHPVPPGPAFCRNGRGDRGCVHHRFERLGGMYATHRHRREKGALAHDGAGGAGGGAKKRRTSPVLFCFVAATVLLGNAYHALFLQKKESSHGFSRRRSLMPNKPQGVKYELHTLPVDAKAVADGDTITVYVVIADHPGFFSVPQEVHRAATDRAEALMAKNYQRADELQKIILDAGFRQLTNSTGGHVLTKKYRIRLRGIDAPESSMPYGREAKEELMTLVQGNRLKISVYGNDRYGRLVADVDCNGVFVQEHMLKKGLAWHYIAYDQRLELARWENQAKASQMGLWSLPNPEKPWEWRKEKHFRISR comes from the exons ATGATGCACACTCTCGGTGGCCCACTAGTAACACGGCCGGCCAGGCGAccacggccgcggccgcgcgaccccgacgccgtcgccgcgggcTCCGGCGGAGAGAGCTTGCCGCCTGAGCACCCGGTCCCTCCAGGGCCAGCTTTTTGCCGGAACGGGCGTGGTGACCGAGGGTGCGTGCACCACCGGTTTGAGCGCCTTGGTGGCATGTACGCCACCCACAGGCACCGCCGCGAGAAGGGCGCCCTTGcccacgacggcgccggcggcgcaggcggaggcgcgaaGAAGCGCCGTACGTCGCCGGTGCTGTTCTGCTTTGTCGCTGCGACTGTGCTCCTCGGAAATGCCTATCACGCCCTGTTCCTGCAG AAGAAGGAATCAAGTCATGGCTTTAGTCGGAGAAGGTCGTTGATGCCTAATAAACCTCAAGGTGTTAAGTATGAGCTGCACACGCTCCCG GTGGATGCTAAGGCTGTAGCGGATGGGGATACAATTACCGTTTACGTTGTCATTGCTGATCATCCAGGGTTTTTCAGTGTGCCTCAGGAAGTGCACAGAGCAGCGACTGACCGTGCCGAAGCACTGATGGCCAAGAATTACCAGAGGGCTGATGAATTGCAGAAGATCATACTTGATGCAGGATTCAG GCAACTTACTAACTCAACAGGCGGACATGTTCTTACGAAGAAATACCGGATTAGACTAAG AGGTATCGATGCACCAGAGAGCTCAATGCCTTATGGCAGAGAAGCAAAAGAGGAGCTAATGACGCTGGTGCAGGGAAATAGACTAAAGATTTCCGTGTATGGTAATGATCGATATGGTCGATTAGTTGCAGATGTTGATTGCAATGGGGTATTCGTACAG gaACACATGCTGAAGAAAGGGCTTGCATGGCACTACATTGCCTATGATCAACGACTGGAGCTCGCCAGG TGGGAGAATCAGGCAAAAGCGAGTCAAATGGGTTTATGGTCTTTGCCGAACCCTGAAAAACCATGGGAatggaggaaggagaagcaCTTCAGGATTTCAAGATAG
- the LOC102702602 gene encoding probable staphylococcal-like nuclease CAN1, with the protein MGNSIYRFLCGLCSPASDYRPHGAHPAVAALGRDIQRFEATSQVPDGLSRHVVSSKKAQANWYKKLIVTWKKARPTPRTPEEAARLVITTLKNHQKADVEGFLVFYGLPIPNAAASTPVPHTTHASKPEGCKFELHTLPVDAKAVADGDTITVYVDTADPRESGSVPREVQKAAAERTKARSVRDYQKADGLQKIIADAGYRQVPNARGEEVLAKKYRIRLRGIDAPESAMPYGKEAKEALLKLVQGKSLKVYVYDEDRYGRCVGDIYCDGVFVQEQMLKKGCAWHYTAYDQRPELAKWEKQAQSGRKGLWASSRPQKPWEWRRDKRNGTA; encoded by the exons atGGGGAACAGCATATACAGGTTCCTGTGCGGCCtctgctcgccggcgtcggacTACCGGCCGCACGGCGCGCACCCGGCCGTCGCGGCGCTCGGCCGAGACATCCAGCGATTTGAGGCCACCTCGCAG GTTCCGGATGGGCTGAGCCGGCATGTGGTCTCCTCCAAGAAAGCGCAGGCTAATTG GTACAAGAAGCTGATAGTGACATGGAAGAAAGCCAGGCCGACTCCGAGGACGCCGGAGGAAGCCGCTCGGCTCGTCATCACGACGCTGAAAAATCATCAGAAAGCAGACGTTGAG GGATTCTTGGTGTTCTATGGCCTTCCAATTCCAAATGCAGCTGCGAGTACTCCTGTGCCTCACACTACACACGCGTCAAAACCTGAAGGTTGCAAGTTTGAGCTGCACACACTCCCG GTGGATGCAAAGGCTGTTGCCGACGGCGATACGATCACCGTGTACGTTGATACGGCCGATCCTCGGGAGTCCGGCAGTGTGCCCCGTGAAGTTCAGAAAGCCGCGGCGGAGCGGACAAAGGCGCGCTCGGTCAGGGACTACCAGAAGGCTGACGGGTTACAGAAGATCATAGCGGACGCAGGATATAG GCAAGTTCCTAATGCGAGAGGCGAAGAAGTCCTCGCAAAGAAGTACAGGATCAGGCTAAG AGGGATTGATGCGCCGGAGAGCGCCATGCCGTACGGCAAGGAGGCAAAAGAGGCCCTTCTGAAACTGGTGCAGGGTAAGAGCTTAAAGGTCTATGTATATGATGAGGACCGGTATGGTAGATGCGTCGGAGATATCTACTGTGATGGCGTATTTGTGCAG GAGCAAATGCTGAAGAAAGGATGTGCTTGGCACTACACTGCCTATGATCAACGCCCAGAACTAGCCAAG TGGGAGAAACAGGCGCAGTCTGGCCGGAAGGGCTTGTGGGCGTCGTCAAGGCCACAGAAGCCGTGGGAATGGAGGAGGGACAAGCGCAACGGTACAGCATGA